A part of Candidatus Latescibacterota bacterium genomic DNA contains:
- a CDS encoding cation diffusion facilitator family transporter produces MSGQSHNNHSHDLGEARKITWYGMGVNAALIILKLGGGTIGRSRALLADGVHSISDFISDIVVLIGLHFFGKEKDESHPYGHGKIETLTSIGVGLLLLFAAYKIGYGATISIYRHETNIPGGFTIIIAALSVISKEILYQATIRTGRKIGSETMIANAWHHRSDALSSIVTLVGISLAVYVPKFAILDSFAALLVSFFIAKVAFDILKGSVRKIVDTSPSREFIDGVVETTSAVEGVEECHDVMARYYADKIRMEIHIEVDPEMTVSRSHLIIDNVVARITSQYPKVEKILVHVDPHRPGENSGKNDFPGDDIEIQDKID; encoded by the coding sequence ATGAGCGGACAGTCCCATAATAATCACAGCCACGACCTGGGTGAAGCAAGGAAGATCACCTGGTACGGGATGGGTGTGAACGCGGCACTCATCATCCTGAAGCTCGGCGGAGGAACTATCGGTCGAAGTCGAGCGCTCCTCGCCGACGGCGTCCATTCGATATCAGATTTTATTTCCGACATAGTAGTGCTTATCGGACTTCACTTCTTCGGAAAGGAAAAAGACGAGTCCCATCCCTACGGCCATGGAAAGATCGAGACACTTACCTCGATCGGTGTCGGGCTTCTTCTTCTTTTCGCCGCTTACAAAATCGGATATGGAGCGACCATATCGATATATCGCCATGAAACGAACATCCCCGGTGGATTCACAATCATCATCGCCGCGCTCTCTGTCATCTCCAAGGAGATCCTCTATCAGGCGACCATCAGAACGGGCCGGAAGATAGGTAGCGAAACGATGATTGCCAATGCATGGCATCACCGATCCGACGCACTTTCATCCATCGTGACTCTCGTGGGTATCTCCCTGGCTGTCTACGTGCCAAAATTTGCCATACTTGATTCTTTCGCGGCTCTTCTCGTATCGTTCTTCATTGCAAAAGTAGCCTTCGACATTTTGAAAGGCAGCGTCAGGAAGATCGTCGACACCTCACCATCGAGGGAATTCATCGACGGAGTGGTCGAAACCACTTCCGCCGTGGAAGGTGTCGAGGAGTGCCATGATGTCATGGCAAGATATTACGCTGACAAGATAAGGATGGAGATTCATATCGAGGTAGATCCGGAAATGACTGTCAGCCGTTCACATCTCATCATCGACAACGTCGTTGCCCGGATCACTTCTCAATACCCGAAGGTTGAAAAGATCCTCGTGCATGTCGACCCGCACAGGCCTGGAGAGAATTCGGGTAAGAACGATTTTCCCGGTGATGATATTGAAATCCAGGACAAAATAGATTAG
- a CDS encoding T9SS type A sorting domain-containing protein: MKNSPVDSRKIIILALAALTLLSTSVVGEVREESQEDRIARINKEIAEKGQHWTAGKTGIGSLSYDERRAMMGLRPMSDAEWSSLPRVELTVSAALPESYDWRGLNGVSPAKNQGSCGSCWAFATIGQLESFALIYDQRLLDLSEQAIMACNGADQGCNGGFLSTAYDVFYNYGAVDESCMPYEARDGVTCDMYSCEVLATIDGYYSVSPTVDQIKQAIYDYGPVACGMFAHDNLSNYISGCYSADYPDGPNHGVLLIGWDDSACGGDGAWIMKNSWGEGWGYDGIGYIQYNVCSIGVFPYYIDYHESTVLVHVDTPDGGEELSIGEEFDITWSISRQTPDSISVLLSLNSGMSYDSIIVNGLSGTSENYLWTVPELPVTTARIKVIAYYENTTGGYDFSDADFRIIGPPYRYVSPTGGNVYPYTLPRWAATSIQVAADVADPGDTIMVEGNHTYTAGVTVTTPLWLLGGWDSDYSVRDPETNSTTISSVGSPISFMNTLFVNCGVDGFILINGTGRSAQLPETGAYGGGIFSYRASPVIRNNIIRNCGYTSVSAFSGGGAIACHDGTVTIENNIIEDNRAQCGGGIYLYDVTATITGNTITGSTCHAEYTGTKDGGGIYVLYSTATLSDNMIGTNTGFRSGGGIYGRFSTIVMSGDTVSANTASFGGAGIYTERSGLDIAHGVIVENISTSQAGGLFVRWGHLDIQNTIIALNESSSIGGGIYADSCWGSIVNNTVDDNSATFAGGNVFLNSMEATEFINNLVTFGQGYGFQASSLDNISFSYNNVYGNTPAEYLIVTPDSTNSSRAPHYADAVTLDYHPGMHSGAIDTGDPTGPADPDGSRADQGAFGGATAHFTAPDYITGLTATVIPSTTTPDSIRLDWDACTSEFDQYVIYASWHDGFLPADSCSYLPNPTTESYIYMPYSGCHFFRVAAVNSSGYSGGFSNQAGACIGADGISPEVTVVYPNGGEFIETGDTVYVSWIATDNVGIDSLSIWFSVNAGTDYSLLSGGEANDSTFMWIAPVATSDSCLIKIVAYDAALNEGEDSSNDLFSVKDLTDVEDDEDQPDIPVLATSLEQNYPNPFNGHTTLAYTVAEKCAVEMRIFDTAGRQIRTLENRDRAPGRHIVTWNGKDDAGRPVTSGVYFCRIKAGKFRQTRKIIYLR, encoded by the coding sequence ATGAAAAATTCGCCAGTTGACTCACGGAAGATAATAATTCTTGCCCTGGCCGCCTTGACCCTTCTCTCGACGAGTGTTGTCGGCGAGGTCAGGGAGGAAAGCCAGGAAGACAGGATTGCCCGGATCAACAAAGAGATAGCCGAGAAAGGCCAGCACTGGACTGCGGGAAAAACCGGGATCGGCAGCCTTTCTTACGATGAAAGACGTGCGATGATGGGGCTTCGCCCCATGTCCGATGCGGAATGGTCGAGTCTCCCAAGGGTCGAGCTGACTGTCAGCGCTGCTTTACCTGAATCGTACGACTGGCGCGGGCTGAACGGCGTGTCGCCTGCCAAGAACCAGGGAAGCTGCGGTTCCTGCTGGGCTTTCGCGACGATCGGGCAGCTTGAATCATTTGCCCTGATCTACGACCAGCGCCTTCTGGACCTGTCGGAACAGGCCATCATGGCTTGTAACGGCGCCGATCAGGGATGTAACGGGGGATTTCTCTCAACAGCCTACGATGTCTTTTACAACTACGGCGCGGTCGATGAATCATGCATGCCTTACGAGGCGAGAGACGGCGTAACTTGCGATATGTATTCCTGCGAGGTCCTGGCAACGATAGACGGCTACTACTCGGTAAGTCCGACCGTGGACCAGATCAAACAGGCGATCTACGATTACGGCCCGGTCGCCTGCGGGATGTTCGCCCACGACAATCTCAGCAACTATATCTCAGGTTGCTACAGCGCGGATTATCCTGACGGTCCCAACCACGGAGTGCTTCTCATAGGCTGGGATGACAGCGCCTGTGGCGGCGATGGCGCCTGGATAATGAAAAACAGCTGGGGCGAGGGCTGGGGCTACGACGGCATCGGGTACATCCAGTACAATGTCTGCAGCATCGGTGTTTTTCCTTACTACATCGACTATCATGAAAGCACTGTCCTGGTCCACGTCGACACACCCGATGGTGGAGAAGAGCTTTCGATCGGTGAAGAATTCGATATTACATGGTCGATATCCCGGCAGACTCCAGATTCCATATCGGTCCTTCTCAGCCTGAACAGCGGCATGAGCTACGACTCCATAATCGTAAATGGACTTTCCGGAACTTCCGAGAATTACCTCTGGACGGTTCCCGAGCTTCCAGTAACGACCGCCAGGATAAAGGTGATCGCCTACTACGAGAATACCACAGGCGGCTACGACTTCAGTGACGCCGACTTCAGAATTATCGGCCCTCCATACAGATACGTCTCTCCGACTGGCGGAAATGTCTATCCATACACTCTTCCCAGATGGGCCGCCACCTCTATACAGGTAGCAGCCGATGTGGCGGACCCGGGCGACACGATCATGGTAGAGGGCAATCATACCTACACTGCCGGAGTGACGGTAACGACACCTCTATGGCTTCTCGGAGGATGGGATTCCGATTATTCCGTCAGGGACCCGGAGACAAACTCTACTACGATCTCATCTGTAGGTTCTCCCATCTCGTTCATGAACACCCTGTTCGTCAACTGCGGAGTCGACGGATTCATCCTCATAAACGGCACAGGGCGCTCGGCTCAGCTGCCGGAAACTGGAGCTTACGGCGGAGGGATATTCTCCTACAGGGCCTCTCCCGTTATCAGGAATAACATAATCCGGAACTGTGGCTACACGAGCGTGTCCGCATTCAGTGGCGGAGGAGCAATAGCCTGCCACGATGGAACGGTGACCATAGAAAACAACATCATCGAGGACAACCGCGCACAGTGTGGCGGAGGCATCTACCTCTACGACGTTACCGCCACGATCACTGGAAACACGATCACCGGCTCTACCTGTCACGCCGAATATACAGGCACAAAGGACGGTGGGGGGATCTATGTTCTCTATTCGACCGCTACCCTTTCCGACAATATGATCGGGACCAATACCGGCTTCAGGTCCGGCGGAGGGATCTACGGCAGGTTCAGCACGATCGTAATGTCAGGAGACACGGTCTCCGCAAACACGGCATCTTTCGGCGGCGCCGGGATATACACGGAACGATCGGGACTGGACATCGCGCACGGTGTGATAGTCGAAAACATTTCGACAAGCCAGGCCGGCGGACTCTTTGTCAGGTGGGGGCATCTGGATATCCAGAACACGATCATAGCACTCAACGAATCGAGCTCTATCGGCGGCGGCATCTACGCGGACAGTTGCTGGGGCAGTATCGTTAACAACACGGTCGACGACAACTCGGCGACATTCGCCGGCGGGAATGTGTTCCTCAATTCGATGGAAGCTACAGAATTTATCAACAACCTCGTGACATTCGGACAGGGATACGGATTCCAGGCAAGCAGCCTCGATAACATCAGTTTTTCATATAATAATGTTTACGGGAACACACCTGCCGAGTACCTGATCGTAACTCCGGACTCGACCAATAGCAGCCGTGCCCCGCATTATGCCGACGCGGTGACTTTGGACTACCATCCTGGCATGCATTCAGGAGCGATCGACACGGGAGACCCGACCGGACCTGCGGACCCGGACGGTTCGCGAGCCGACCAGGGAGCCTTCGGCGGCGCAACGGCACATTTCACCGCTCCGGACTACATCACGGGGCTGACGGCTACCGTGATCCCATCAACCACAACGCCCGATTCTATCAGGCTGGACTGGGATGCATGTACTTCAGAATTTGACCAGTACGTGATATACGCTTCGTGGCATGATGGATTCCTCCCGGCAGATTCCTGCAGCTACTTACCGAACCCGACGACAGAGTCTTATATATACATGCCTTACTCCGGCTGTCACTTCTTCCGCGTAGCGGCAGTCAACAGCTCCGGTTACTCTGGTGGTTTTTCGAACCAGGCAGGGGCCTGTATCGGCGCCGACGGTATCTCTCCCGAGGTGACCGTCGTCTATCCGAACGGCGGAGAATTCATCGAAACAGGCGATACCGTGTACGTCTCATGGATCGCGACTGACAATGTCGGTATAGATTCGCTGAGTATCTGGTTCTCGGTAAACGCCGGCACCGATTATTCTCTGTTATCCGGTGGAGAGGCGAACGATTCGACCTTTATGTGGATAGCCCCGGTGGCGACCTCTGATTCCTGCCTTATAAAGATCGTTGCTTACGACGCGGCGCTGAACGAAGGTGAAGACTCGAGTAACGACTTATTCAGCGTCAAGGATCTGACCGATGTCGAGGACGACGAAGATCAGCCGGATATCCCGGTATTGGCAACCTCGCTCGAACAGAACTATCCGAACCCGTTCAACGGACATACGACGCTCGCATATACAGTCGCCGAGAAATGCGCTGTGGAAATGCGGATCTTCGATACGGCAGGAAGACAGATCCGCACGCTCGAAAACAGGGATCGCGCTCCCGGCAGACACATCGTTACATGGAACGGAAAGGACGATGCCGGCAGGCCTGTCACCTCCGGCGTGTACTTTTGCAGGATAAAGGCTGGTAAATTCAGGCAGACGAGGAAGATCATCTATCTGAGATAA